The following coding sequences lie in one Ictalurus furcatus strain D&B chromosome 7, Billie_1.0, whole genome shotgun sequence genomic window:
- the sst5 gene encoding somatostatin-1, which translates to MSSQMQIVVLAVSLLVLVSRVRTAPRTDLLAHLLKNEADGKEVNIICDFLDLSRIFLLKLISELKILDENDTLSDDDMELNRILRHLPLTTRERKAGCRNFFWKTFTSC; encoded by the exons ATGAGTTCTCAAATGCAGATAGTGGTGTTGGCTGTGTCCCTTCTTGTGTTAGTGAGTAGGGTCAGAACAGCTCCCAGAACCGACTTACTGGCTCATCTGCTCAAAAATGAGGCAGACGGGAAGGAGGTAAATATAATTTGTGATTTTCTT GACCTTTCCCGCATATTTCTGCTGAAGCTCATTTCTGAGCTGAAGATCCTAGATGAGAATGACACCCTTTCTGATGATGACATGGAGCTGAACCGCATCCTACGACATCTTCCCTTAACCACGCGTGAACGGAAAGCCGGCTGCAGGAACTTCTTCTGGAAGACGTTCACCTCTTGTTAG